The proteins below come from a single Rosa rugosa chromosome 2, drRosRugo1.1, whole genome shotgun sequence genomic window:
- the LOC133732810 gene encoding protein CUP-SHAPED COTYLEDON 1-like produces MDLMNLGRHLDQLNGVHLHDNQLPPGFRFHPSDEELISYYLLKKVMDSNFTCRAIAEVDLNKCEPWQLPEKAKMGEKEWYFFSLRDRKYPTGLRTNRATEAGYWKATGKDREIYSSKTCSLLGMKKTLVFYRGRAPKGVKSNWVMHEYRLEGRFAYNYLPRNSQEEWVISRVFQKAKKSNGPESKKTRMIGSSGYPAEPSSPSSSSVSLPPLFDSSPYYPTVPFSNGNASLTDHDSCSHDNRTPREHVSCFSTNSDSANTGTFNHLMTSLDLAPPPQPQTSLHLSGGFGGLSDFPSLRSLQENLQLPFFFPQGLQPHQPYSGAGGSFDLGDWSSLGNWRGAAAEEPRAVGPTEADCMWTY; encoded by the exons ATGGATCTCATGAACCTCGGTCGCCATCTTGATCAGCTAAACGGTGTTCACCTCCACGACAACCAACTGCCGCCGGGGTTTCGCTTCCACCCTTCCGACGAGGAACTCATCAGCTACTACCTCCTCAAAAAGGTCATGGACTCCAACTTCACTTGTCGCGCCATAGCCGAAGTTGACCTCAACAAGTGCGAGCCATGGCAGCTCCCTG AGAAAGCAAAGATGGGGGAGAAAGAGTGGTACTTCTTCAGCCTCCGCGACAGGAAATACCCGACTGGCCTTCGCACCAACCGTGCCACTGAAGCCGGGTACTGGAAAGCCACAGGGAAAGACCGAGAGATTTACAGCTCCAAGACTTGTTCCCTTCTTGGGATGAAGAAGACTTTGGTTTTTTACCGCGGCCGAGCTCCCAAGGGTGTGAAAAGTAACTGGGTCATGCATGAGTACCGCCTTGAAGGCCGATTTGCTTACAATTACCTCCCCAGGAACTCCCAG GAAGAGTGGGTCATTTCGAGGGTATTCCAGAAGGCCAAGAAGAGCAATGGACCCGAATCCAAGAAGACCCGAATGATTGGGTCCAGCGGGTACCCAGCCGAGCCCAGCTCgccttcttcctcctctgtcTCACTGCCACCACTTTTCGACTCCTCCCCTTACTACCCAACCGTCCCTTTCTCCAACGGCAATGCTTCCCTCACCGACCATGACAGCTGCTCCCACGACAACCGTACCCCGAGGGAGCACGTGTCCTGTTTCTCCACCAACAGCGACTCCGCCAACACCGGCACTTTCAACCATCTCATGACTTCCTTGGACCTCGCTCCGCCGCCGCAGCCGCAGACTTCGCTCCACTTGTCTGGCGGCTTCGGCGGCCTCTCGGACTTTCCGAGCCTCAGGTCTCTCCAGGAAAATCTCCAGCTGCCCTTCTTCTTCCCGCAGGGACTGCAGCCCCACCAGCCCTACTCCGGCGCCGGTGGCTCCTTCGACCTCGGCGACTGGAGCTCACTCGGAAACTGGCGTGGCGCCGCTGCCGAAGAGCCCAGGGCTGTGGGTCCAACCGAGGCCGATTGCATGTGGACGTACTAA